A genome region from Phycisphaeraceae bacterium includes the following:
- a CDS encoding lysophospholipid acyltransferase family protein has product MSAGLTLRHAAEYAGLRAFAGLMHAFSPEQNLRTASTVGRAFHRLNPKRGRRANEHLELAFPDAPVEFRERLAEASIENMFRLFMVESVVMPQVLNVRSWPRHVRFGSIERAMDLLLSKRPALLVTGHCGNWELLGFVLALLGFPMTAIARPLDNPYINRWLLEMRESRGLKVLTKWGATDEVQKLVEQGGRIGFIADQNAGDDGIFVPFFGRLASAYKSIGLLAMRHRVPIVVGAALREGEGFHYRLETVDLFGPEEWESHPDPLFYITARYTRGIETSVRMAPEQYLWIHRRWKSRPRWERSGRPMPDAYREKIRSLPWLDAAELDRLLSPTL; this is encoded by the coding sequence GTGAGCGCCGGATTGACCCTGCGACACGCCGCCGAGTACGCGGGCCTGCGCGCCTTCGCGGGTCTGATGCACGCCTTCAGCCCCGAACAGAACCTGCGAACCGCGTCGACCGTCGGCCGGGCGTTTCATCGCCTGAATCCGAAGCGGGGCCGCCGCGCCAATGAGCACCTGGAGCTCGCCTTTCCCGACGCACCAGTCGAGTTTCGTGAGCGGTTGGCCGAGGCGAGCATTGAGAACATGTTCCGGCTCTTCATGGTCGAGAGCGTGGTGATGCCGCAGGTGCTCAATGTGCGCTCGTGGCCTCGCCATGTCCGTTTCGGGTCGATTGAAAGGGCGATGGATCTGCTCCTCTCCAAGCGACCGGCCCTGCTGGTCACCGGTCACTGCGGCAACTGGGAATTGCTCGGCTTCGTTCTGGCGCTCCTCGGCTTCCCGATGACCGCCATCGCCCGGCCTCTCGACAATCCGTACATCAACCGATGGCTGCTTGAGATGCGCGAATCCCGCGGGTTGAAGGTGCTCACCAAGTGGGGTGCCACCGATGAAGTTCAGAAGCTCGTCGAACAGGGCGGGCGGATCGGCTTCATCGCCGATCAGAACGCAGGCGATGACGGCATCTTCGTGCCCTTCTTCGGTCGCCTCGCGTCGGCCTACAAGTCGATCGGCCTGCTGGCGATGCGACATCGAGTTCCAATCGTGGTCGGTGCCGCTCTGCGCGAAGGCGAGGGGTTCCACTACCGTCTGGAGACCGTCGATCTCTTTGGTCCGGAGGAGTGGGAGTCGCACCCCGATCCCCTGTTCTATATCACCGCTCGATACACACGGGGGATCGAGACTTCGGTCCGCATGGCTCCAGAGCAGTACCTCTGGATCCACCGCCGCTGGAAGAGCCGGCCTCGATGGGAGCGCTCCGGCCGACCCATGCCCGACGCTTACCGGGAGAAGATCCGCTCCCTGCCCTGGCTTGATGCAGCGGAGTTGGATCGTCTCCTCTCGCCTACCCTGTAG
- a CDS encoding magnesium transporter gives MQSPIDLGQPVVHSMTAMQTAVSEDQTIGEAIESLRSRVITGQVLYIYVVDDADRLVGVLPIRRLLFSSPTARVGAVMVHQSISIRYDRPMREAFEIFSHQRLLALPVVDEERRLLGTIDVQVYSESAADLAEQRQAEDLFQMIGVSVEQARMGGALRGFALRMPWLACNIVGGLSCAAIASLFEATTTEVVALVFFFPLVLTLGEAIAIQAHTIAMPLVDQKPIIWRSVLRRLRIEFGTAGLLGIACGVVAGGAALLFGPPSQRVPMAIILASGAIFGMIASALAGTLVPLVLRMVRLDPKLAAGPVALVVADVVNTLGYLALATMFLSWDVMPRLS, from the coding sequence GTGCAGTCACCGATCGATCTTGGCCAGCCCGTCGTCCATTCGATGACCGCGATGCAGACCGCGGTCTCCGAAGATCAGACGATCGGAGAGGCGATCGAGTCGCTGCGGAGTCGCGTGATCACCGGGCAGGTGCTCTACATCTATGTAGTCGATGACGCCGACCGGCTCGTGGGCGTCCTGCCCATTCGGCGCCTGCTCTTCTCCTCGCCGACAGCGCGCGTCGGCGCGGTGATGGTGCACCAGTCGATCTCGATCCGCTACGACCGACCGATGCGGGAAGCGTTTGAGATCTTCTCCCACCAGCGGCTTCTCGCGCTGCCCGTGGTGGATGAGGAGCGTCGCCTGCTCGGCACGATCGATGTGCAAGTCTATAGCGAGAGCGCCGCAGACCTCGCCGAGCAGCGACAAGCTGAGGATCTCTTCCAGATGATCGGTGTGAGTGTGGAACAGGCGCGCATGGGAGGCGCTCTTCGGGGCTTTGCCCTTCGCATGCCGTGGCTCGCCTGCAACATTGTCGGCGGCCTGAGTTGCGCGGCGATCGCGAGCCTCTTCGAGGCGACCACAACCGAGGTGGTCGCCCTCGTCTTCTTCTTCCCGCTGGTGTTGACCCTCGGCGAAGCCATCGCGATTCAGGCCCACACGATCGCGATGCCGCTCGTCGATCAGAAGCCGATCATCTGGCGATCTGTGCTTCGTCGCCTTCGTATTGAGTTCGGCACGGCGGGTCTTCTCGGCATCGCCTGCGGCGTCGTCGCCGGTGGAGCGGCGCTGCTCTTCGGACCACCGAGCCAGCGCGTGCCGATGGCGATCATCCTCGCGAGCGGCGCCATCTTCGGCATGATCGCGTCGGCGCTGGCGGGCACGCTTGTCCCGCTCGTCCTGCGGATGGTGCGGCTCGACCCGAAACTGGCCGCCGGCCCCGTGGCGCTCGTTGTGGCCGATGTGGTGAACACGCTCGGTTACCTGGCGCTCGCCACGATGTTCCTTTCCTGGGATGTGATGCCGCGCCTCAGCTGA
- the tadA gene encoding Flp pilus assembly complex ATPase component TadA — protein sequence MGIDTFLLDRGLLTPAQLAEAIAEQRRTGERLDHALLRLGLVTSDDVLKALAAQFHLPIVDLSSLDVADETVRLLPAKVVFKLKCVPIARTGRTLRVATSDPSELAALDELRMLTGFSIELALADERDLQKFIRARYGVAGDTLDALAGDAPAELDAQPALGDDAEQAQEASVIRLVNDLLVEAIKERATDVHIEPYEHHLAIRYRIDGVLSEAGVPPTVARFRNAIISRLKIMANLNIAEKRKPQDGRITLRHKGAEFDLRVSVIPMLHGEGVVLRILSKSAVLLGLDELGMPASLLQRWDDLIARPHGILLVTGPTGSGKSTTLYASLRRIVSDAIKAITVEDPVEYQVPGVNQIQVNHLVGLDFAAGLRAILRHDPDIIMIGEIRDRETAEAAVQASLTGHLVFSTLHTNDSCGATTRLLDMGVEPFLVASTVEGVMAQRLVRRICASCREPHAPAAGELPPGFSLPAGGSLWRGRGCRECRQTGYRGRVGIYELLRITEPLRELVMQRANANRIAQRALADGDLNLLRVAAIDKAMEGVTTLEEAVQSTSA from the coding sequence ATGGGCATAGACACCTTCCTTCTCGATCGCGGTCTCCTGACCCCGGCTCAACTGGCCGAGGCGATCGCCGAGCAGCGAAGGACGGGCGAGCGGCTCGATCACGCCCTGCTCAGGCTGGGGCTCGTGACCAGCGACGATGTCCTGAAGGCTCTGGCCGCCCAGTTTCACCTGCCGATCGTCGACCTCAGTTCCCTCGATGTCGCCGATGAGACGGTTCGGCTCCTCCCCGCCAAGGTCGTCTTCAAGCTGAAGTGCGTGCCCATCGCCCGAACCGGGAGGACCCTCCGAGTGGCGACCAGCGACCCGAGCGAACTCGCGGCGCTCGATGAACTCCGCATGCTGACGGGCTTCTCGATCGAGCTCGCGCTCGCCGATGAGCGGGACCTTCAGAAGTTCATCCGCGCCCGCTACGGCGTCGCCGGGGACACGCTCGATGCCCTTGCCGGAGATGCGCCAGCCGAACTCGACGCCCAGCCCGCGCTTGGCGATGACGCCGAGCAAGCGCAGGAGGCGAGTGTCATCAGGCTCGTCAACGACCTGCTGGTCGAGGCGATCAAGGAGCGGGCCACCGATGTTCACATCGAGCCCTACGAACACCACCTCGCGATCCGCTATCGCATTGACGGCGTTCTCTCGGAAGCTGGTGTTCCGCCGACCGTGGCCCGCTTCAGGAACGCGATCATCAGTCGCCTGAAGATCATGGCGAATCTCAACATCGCCGAGAAGCGGAAGCCGCAGGATGGCCGCATCACCCTGCGTCACAAGGGGGCGGAGTTCGATCTCCGCGTGAGCGTGATTCCCATGCTCCACGGCGAAGGCGTGGTGCTGCGCATCCTTTCCAAGAGCGCCGTGCTGCTGGGGCTCGATGAGCTGGGGATGCCGGCTTCGCTCCTGCAACGATGGGATGACCTGATCGCTCGACCGCACGGCATTCTCCTCGTCACCGGGCCGACGGGCAGCGGCAAGAGCACCACGCTCTACGCGTCGCTCAGGCGCATCGTCAGCGATGCCATCAAGGCGATCACCGTGGAAGATCCCGTCGAGTATCAGGTGCCCGGGGTCAACCAGATCCAGGTGAATCATCTGGTCGGCCTCGATTTTGCCGCCGGTCTCCGCGCCATCCTGCGACACGACCCCGACATCATCATGATCGGCGAAATCCGAGATCGCGAGACGGCCGAAGCCGCGGTGCAGGCATCGCTGACCGGCCACCTGGTCTTCTCCACGCTCCACACGAATGACTCCTGCGGCGCGACGACGCGTCTGCTCGACATGGGAGTCGAACCCTTCCTCGTCGCAAGCACCGTTGAAGGCGTCATGGCCCAGCGGCTGGTTCGTCGCATCTGCGCAAGCTGCCGCGAGCCCCATGCGCCGGCCGCCGGGGAACTGCCGCCCGGATTCTCACTGCCCGCCGGGGGCTCCCTCTGGCGCGGTCGCGGCTGCCGGGAGTGTCGGCAGACGGGCTACCGCGGCCGCGTGGGAATCTACGAACTGCTGCGCATCACCGAGCCGCTCCGCGAGCTCGTCATGCAGCGAGCCAATGCCAATCGAATCGCCCAACGGGCCCTGGCCGACGGTGATCTCAACCTCCTCCGAGTGGCGGCCATCGACAAGGCGATGGAGGGGGTGACCACGCTCGAAGAGGCCGTGCAGAGCACCTCGGCTTGA
- a CDS encoding CPBP family intramembrane metalloprotease produces the protein MARPIVATTATAYFDRSKQPLEILAFLAPLIVIFEIGLVGVLRHGDGSVLTNRAHLTLLRLFEWSGVRAEALLLPALSLPAAALIVVLLTWHALSRRSWSVHLPTVGGMAIESLLTALPLVTIGWIVASLPLAAAPDPRTLGVPAQIAVALGAGLYEELLFRLALLSLLHSVFRRIPKCTPAVATVLAVTISALCFTFYHPVIEDGRLALRTAIILFLAGLWWGTLFVIRGFGIAVGSHAAYDAIVLLLPGWLGTN, from the coding sequence ATGGCGCGTCCGATCGTCGCGACGACAGCCACGGCCTACTTCGATCGCTCGAAGCAGCCGCTTGAGATCCTCGCGTTCCTCGCACCGCTCATCGTCATCTTCGAGATCGGCCTGGTGGGTGTGCTGCGCCATGGCGATGGCTCGGTCCTGACCAATCGCGCTCACTTGACGCTGCTGCGCCTCTTCGAATGGAGTGGTGTCCGGGCGGAAGCGCTGCTGCTGCCAGCCCTCTCTCTGCCCGCGGCGGCGCTGATCGTCGTACTGCTTACTTGGCACGCGCTCTCGCGCCGATCATGGTCGGTGCATCTGCCGACCGTCGGCGGCATGGCGATCGAGTCGCTGCTCACCGCGCTGCCGCTGGTCACGATCGGGTGGATCGTCGCGTCACTGCCTCTTGCGGCTGCCCCTGACCCTCGAACATTGGGAGTGCCGGCGCAGATCGCCGTGGCTCTCGGCGCAGGTCTCTACGAGGAACTGCTCTTCAGGCTGGCGCTTCTCTCGCTTCTTCACTCGGTGTTCAGGCGCATTCCCAAGTGCACCCCGGCCGTGGCCACGGTCCTTGCGGTCACGATCTCGGCGCTCTGCTTCACCTTCTATCACCCGGTGATCGAAGATGGCCGGCTCGCGCTGCGCACCGCCATCATCCTCTTCCTTGCCGGACTCTGGTGGGGCACGCTCTTTGTGATCCGGGGCTTCGGCATCGCCGTCGGATCGCATGCGGCCTATGACGCGATCGTGCTGCTCCTGCCCGGCTGGCTCGGGACGAACTGA
- a CDS encoding HAD-IIIA family hydrolase, giving the protein MSDASRIRLLCLDVDGVLTDGGISIDDQGHETKRFHVHDGAGLRLWRKLGLEVAVITGRSGMALRHRLEELGIRLVEGGAADKVSVFRRILGELNLDASQAAMVGDDLPDLPLLRLCGYPVSVPDAAAEVREVARYITRRAGGHGAVRDAIEHLLREMGRWQEALALHDSGAHGG; this is encoded by the coding sequence ATGAGCGACGCGTCGCGCATCCGTCTCCTCTGCCTTGATGTCGATGGGGTGCTCACCGACGGCGGAATCTCAATCGACGACCAGGGGCACGAGACGAAGCGCTTCCATGTGCACGACGGGGCTGGCTTGCGCCTCTGGCGGAAGCTCGGTCTCGAAGTCGCCGTGATCACCGGGCGCAGCGGCATGGCGCTGCGACATCGTCTCGAGGAACTCGGCATCCGATTGGTCGAGGGTGGCGCGGCAGACAAGGTCTCGGTCTTTCGTCGCATTCTCGGGGAACTCAACCTTGATGCGTCTCAAGCGGCGATGGTTGGCGATGACTTGCCGGATCTGCCCCTGCTGCGCCTCTGCGGCTACCCTGTGTCGGTGCCCGATGCTGCGGCGGAAGTCAGGGAGGTGGCTCGTTACATCACCCGGCGTGCCGGGGGCCACGGCGCCGTGCGCGATGCGATCGAGCATCTTCTTCGGGAGATGGGTCGTTGGCAGGAGGCGCTCGCCCTTCATGACTCGGGCGCGCACGGAGGCTGA
- the rpsT gene encoding 30S ribosomal protein S20: MPNTESAKKRVRQSAKRNALNNWRKRQVKEQIKAFLKAVHDRNVDDAESAFRKTVAILDRVGTTSTLHRNTASRRKSRLAKRLNTLKQGGSRA, encoded by the coding sequence GTGCCCAACACCGAATCGGCCAAGAAGCGAGTCCGGCAGTCCGCGAAGCGGAATGCCCTGAACAACTGGCGTAAGCGCCAGGTCAAGGAGCAGATCAAGGCGTTCCTGAAGGCGGTCCACGACCGCAATGTGGACGACGCCGAGAGCGCGTTCCGCAAGACCGTCGCCATCCTGGACAGGGTTGGCACGACCAGCACGCTTCATCGCAACACCGCGAGCCGGCGCAAGAGCCGGCTTGCGAAGCGCCTCAACACCCTCAAGCAGGGTGGCTCGCGCGCCTGA